From the genome of Pelobacter propionicus DSM 2379, one region includes:
- the glmU gene encoding bifunctional UDP-N-acetylglucosamine diphosphorylase/glucosamine-1-phosphate N-acetyltransferase GlmU yields MENVAAIILAAGKGTRMKSGLVKVLHPIAGRPMIDWPLEAARGAGAAPVVLVVGHQAEAVRERFQGAGDIACALQAEQLGTGHAVACAAPALAGFSGTVLILCGDTPLLRGGTLTDLLAFHRSQGAAVTVLTARMENPHGYGRVLRDEAGRVLRIVEQKDASPQECSVREINSGIYCMEAGFLFDNIGSLGNDNAQNEFYLTDLVAMAAQKGATCLAMAIEDSDEIMGVNDRAQLAQAARILRRRINRDLMLSGVSLVDPEQTYIDQGVVIGPDTLIHPNCSISGPTQIGNGCQIESGVSISSCRIGDRCRIKAGSVLEDSELRADVAVGPMAHLRPGTVLNDHVKIGNFVETKKTVMGEGSKASHLTYLGDAEIGRDVNIGCGTITCNYDGVKKHRTLIGDNVFVGSDVQLVAPVRVGADSLIAAGTTVTRDVPAGSLAISRTPQVNREGWRIRMKKKT; encoded by the coding sequence ATGGAGAATGTCGCAGCCATCATCCTTGCTGCGGGCAAGGGAACCCGCATGAAATCCGGGCTGGTCAAGGTGCTTCACCCCATAGCGGGACGACCGATGATTGACTGGCCGCTGGAGGCTGCCCGTGGAGCGGGGGCCGCGCCGGTGGTGCTGGTGGTGGGGCATCAGGCCGAGGCGGTACGGGAGAGATTTCAGGGGGCAGGGGATATCGCCTGTGCCCTGCAGGCCGAGCAGTTGGGCACCGGCCATGCCGTTGCTTGCGCGGCTCCGGCCCTGGCCGGCTTTTCCGGTACGGTGCTGATCCTCTGCGGCGACACGCCGCTTTTACGCGGCGGAACTCTGACTGACCTGCTCGCCTTCCACCGCTCGCAGGGAGCGGCGGTCACGGTGCTGACCGCCCGCATGGAAAACCCCCACGGCTACGGCCGGGTGCTGCGGGACGAGGCGGGACGGGTGCTGCGCATCGTGGAGCAGAAGGACGCCAGCCCGCAAGAGTGCTCCGTCCGCGAGATCAACAGCGGCATCTACTGCATGGAAGCCGGTTTCCTGTTCGACAACATCGGTTCCTTAGGCAACGATAACGCCCAGAACGAATTTTACCTGACCGACCTGGTGGCCATGGCTGCCCAGAAGGGGGCGACCTGCCTGGCCATGGCCATCGAAGACAGTGACGAGATCATGGGGGTCAATGACCGCGCCCAACTGGCCCAGGCGGCCCGCATCCTGCGCCGGCGCATCAACCGCGACCTGATGCTCTCCGGCGTGTCGCTGGTCGATCCGGAGCAGACCTACATCGACCAGGGGGTCGTTATCGGCCCGGATACGCTGATCCACCCCAACTGCTCCATCAGCGGCCCTACGCAGATCGGCAACGGATGCCAGATCGAAAGCGGCGTCTCCATATCCTCCTGCCGCATCGGTGACCGCTGCCGCATCAAGGCCGGCTCGGTGCTGGAGGATTCGGAGCTCCGCGCGGATGTGGCCGTGGGGCCCATGGCCCATCTGCGCCCCGGAACGGTGCTGAACGACCACGTCAAAATCGGCAATTTCGTGGAAACCAAGAAGACGGTCATGGGCGAGGGATCCAAGGCTTCCCACCTGACCTATCTGGGGGACGCCGAGATCGGACGCGACGTGAACATCGGCTGCGGCACGATCACCTGCAATTACGATGGCGTTAAAAAGCACCGCACCCTGATCGGCGACAACGTGTTCGTCGGCAGTGACGTGCAACTGGTGGCGCCGGTCAGGGTGGGGGCCGACTCACTGATCGCCGCCGGCACGACCGTGACGCGTGATGTCCCTGCCGGTTCCCTGGCCATCAGCCGCACCCCCCAGGTGAACAGGGAAGGGTGGCGCATCAGGATGAAAAAGAAAACATGA
- a CDS encoding EAL domain-containing protein: MTRLERQSSARTRILIVEDDCGFAELMASILEEGGFSCCCASSGKEALIWLVAQSPKLVILDYSLPDMTGASLIERMRELGGNTPFIVVTGKDDASLAVEMMKTGACDYLLKDTSFLDRLLAVVVRALQEVETRERLDRAKHSLRLSEARLARAQKIARLGSWEWDVRAGEIYWSDELYRIFGFTPGEPKRISKEWIYSLIHPADLPAFKQQLLTSVKTLQSFNMIYHTTSRSGGELVVNIQGEVERGEDGRAWLISGTVLDITARIKAESEIHHLINYDTLTGLPNRSLLHDRLRQAIAQAAQDRHMVWVLCLDLDRFKGVNDTLGHRSGDKLLQEVARRLAACVRESDTLARLGGDEFVVVLDGVVSEKGASIVAKKILTLIAEPIPIDDHELYTTASIGIAAYPMDGEDGHTLLKHADLAMYKAKELDRNNFHFFSHDMNIKVMERMMLENSMRKALERDEFFLVYQPQVDARSGRITGVEALLRWNHPDMGLLTPDRFIYLAEETGFIVPLGEWVLMTACRQNRAWQKLGFPPLRVAVNLSGKQFGQHRLDEMISAILLETGLEPEWLELEITESAIMRNADQNIAILRSLKEKGISLAIDDFGTGYSSLSYLKHFPITRLKIDKTFVQDITTNPDDAAIAEIIIAMAQTLKLNVIAEGVETRAQMEFLSTHTCFEMQGYLFSRPLTTDKFVYLLRDGISY, encoded by the coding sequence GTGACGAGACTTGAGCGGCAGAGCAGCGCACGCACCAGAATCCTGATCGTGGAGGATGATTGCGGTTTCGCGGAGCTGATGGCATCCATCCTGGAAGAGGGGGGCTTTTCCTGCTGCTGTGCCTCCAGCGGCAAGGAAGCCCTGATCTGGCTGGTCGCCCAATCTCCCAAGCTGGTTATCCTGGATTACTCCCTGCCTGATATGACCGGAGCGTCATTGATCGAGCGGATGCGGGAGCTGGGCGGGAATACCCCTTTCATCGTCGTGACCGGCAAGGACGACGCCAGCCTGGCGGTGGAAATGATGAAGACCGGCGCCTGCGACTACCTGCTCAAGGACACCTCCTTCCTGGACCGCCTGCTTGCCGTTGTCGTCCGTGCCCTGCAGGAGGTCGAGACCAGGGAACGGCTGGATCGCGCCAAGCATTCCCTGCGTCTGAGCGAGGCGCGCCTGGCCCGTGCCCAGAAGATCGCCCGTCTGGGGAGCTGGGAATGGGACGTCAGGGCGGGAGAAATCTACTGGTCGGACGAGCTCTACCGCATCTTCGGGTTCACCCCGGGTGAGCCGAAACGGATCAGCAAGGAGTGGATCTACAGCCTGATCCACCCGGCCGATCTGCCCGCCTTCAAGCAGCAACTGCTCACCTCGGTCAAGACGCTCCAGTCCTTCAACATGATTTACCATACTACCTCACGCAGTGGTGGGGAGCTGGTGGTCAACATCCAAGGCGAGGTGGAGCGGGGAGAGGACGGCAGGGCCTGGCTGATCTCCGGGACCGTGCTGGATATCACCGCCCGCATCAAGGCCGAGAGCGAGATTCACCACCTGATCAACTACGACACCCTGACCGGTCTGCCCAACCGCAGCCTGCTGCACGACCGCCTCAGGCAGGCCATAGCCCAGGCAGCCCAGGACAGGCACATGGTCTGGGTGCTCTGCCTGGACCTGGACCGCTTCAAGGGGGTCAACGACACCCTGGGGCACCGTTCCGGCGACAAGCTGCTCCAGGAGGTGGCCCGACGCCTGGCCGCCTGCGTGCGCGAGAGCGATACCCTGGCCCGGCTGGGCGGCGACGAATTCGTCGTCGTGCTGGACGGGGTGGTCAGCGAGAAGGGGGCCAGCATCGTCGCCAAGAAGATCCTTACGCTGATAGCGGAACCGATCCCCATCGACGATCACGAACTGTACACCACCGCCAGCATCGGCATCGCCGCCTACCCCATGGACGGCGAGGACGGCCACACCCTGCTGAAGCATGCCGACCTGGCCATGTACAAGGCCAAGGAGCTGGACCGCAACAACTTCCACTTCTTCTCCCATGACATGAACATCAAGGTCATGGAGCGGATGATGCTGGAAAACTCCATGCGCAAGGCGTTGGAGCGGGACGAGTTCTTCCTGGTGTACCAGCCCCAGGTGGATGCCCGCAGCGGACGGATCACGGGGGTCGAGGCGCTTTTGCGCTGGAATCATCCCGACATGGGACTCTTGACCCCGGACCGGTTCATCTACCTGGCCGAGGAAACAGGTTTCATCGTTCCGCTGGGCGAATGGGTACTGATGACCGCCTGCCGCCAGAATCGGGCCTGGCAGAAGCTGGGCTTCCCGCCGCTGCGGGTGGCGGTCAACCTGTCCGGCAAGCAGTTCGGCCAGCATCGCCTGGACGAGATGATCTCGGCCATTCTGCTGGAGACCGGCCTGGAGCCGGAGTGGCTGGAACTGGAGATCACCGAGAGCGCCATCATGCGGAACGCCGACCAGAACATCGCCATCCTACGCAGCCTGAAAGAGAAGGGCATCTCCCTGGCCATCGACGACTTCGGCACCGGCTATTCATCCCTCTCCTACCTGAAACACTTCCCCATCACCCGCCTCAAGATCGACAAAACCTTTGTGCAGGACATCACCACCAACCCGGATGACGCGGCAATCGCCGAGATCATCATCGCCATGGCCCAGACCCTCAAGCTGAACGTCATCGCCGAAGGGGTCGAGACCAGGGCCCAGATGGAGTTTCTCTCCACCCATACCTGCTTTGAAATGCAGGGCTACCTGTTCAGCCGCCCCCTCACGACGGACAAATTCGTCTACCTGCTCAGGGACGGGATCAGCTACTGA
- a CDS encoding glycosyltransferase translates to MQRTSPHEHPLPRQVATYLRTRATGGAWRLSEQPGRGFAAAVVIPALAEQQNLSATLRSLAANPPRLLRDTLILVVVNQRDNASERETEDNLATLKDLTRWKQAFGLDNLCWVDAATPGNRLPPKQGVGLARKIGLDLALGHLDYGEGDPQLICLDADTLVQPDYLGAITDHFATSRAGGASLPFRHQSADTPRGQEAIERYELFLRAYVLGMELAGSPYAFHTVGSAMACRASAYAMAGGMNKRQAGEDFYFLQQIHKTSGVAPLRGTMVHPSPRSSQRVPFGTGRAVGDILVKGEDFLFYQPHLFGIVGEWLQCVASHDGADGARLLHRAEDISPLLRSFLQQAGFADAWDNLKRNSRDGERLMAAFHGWFDAFRTMRLMHYLTDNGFPRIPAEQAVPSLLERAGHASPADLDGLIHCLRTIQGV, encoded by the coding sequence TTCGCCGCCGCCGTGGTGATCCCGGCCCTGGCGGAACAGCAAAACCTGTCCGCGACCCTGCGTTCCCTGGCAGCCAACCCGCCTCGCCTGCTGCGGGATACGCTGATCCTAGTGGTGGTCAACCAGCGGGACAACGCCTCGGAACGGGAGACGGAGGACAATCTCGCGACCCTTAAGGATTTGACCCGCTGGAAACAGGCATTCGGACTGGACAACCTCTGCTGGGTCGATGCGGCAACCCCCGGGAACAGGCTGCCCCCCAAACAGGGGGTGGGGCTGGCCCGCAAGATCGGCCTGGACCTGGCTCTCGGGCATCTCGACTATGGCGAGGGCGACCCCCAGCTGATCTGCCTGGATGCCGACACCCTGGTGCAGCCCGACTACCTGGGGGCAATCACAGACCATTTCGCCACCAGCCGGGCTGGCGGCGCATCCCTCCCCTTCCGCCACCAGTCGGCCGACACTCCTCGCGGACAAGAGGCCATCGAACGCTACGAACTGTTCCTGCGAGCCTATGTGCTGGGCATGGAGCTGGCCGGTTCCCCCTATGCCTTTCATACCGTGGGGAGCGCCATGGCCTGCCGCGCCTCGGCCTACGCCATGGCAGGCGGCATGAACAAGCGCCAGGCTGGCGAGGACTTCTACTTCCTGCAACAGATCCACAAGACCAGCGGCGTTGCGCCTCTTCGAGGCACCATGGTCCACCCCTCGCCCCGCTCCTCCCAGCGCGTCCCCTTCGGCACCGGCCGCGCCGTGGGGGACATACTCGTCAAGGGGGAAGATTTTCTCTTCTACCAACCGCACCTGTTCGGGATCGTGGGGGAGTGGCTCCAATGCGTGGCCAGCCACGACGGCGCCGACGGCGCCCGCCTGTTGCACCGCGCCGAAGACATCTCGCCCCTTCTGCGGTCATTCCTGCAACAGGCCGGCTTCGCCGACGCCTGGGACAACCTGAAAAGAAACAGCCGCGACGGGGAACGGCTGATGGCCGCATTCCACGGCTGGTTCGACGCCTTCCGCACCATGCGGCTGATGCATTACCTGACCGACAACGGGTTCCCCCGCATCCCGGCCGAGCAGGCGGTCCCTTCCCTGCTGGAGCGGGCAGGCCACGCAAGCCCGGCTGATCTGGACGGGCTGATCCACTGCTTGAGAACCATTCAGGGGGTCTGA